A single region of the Oleispira antarctica RB-8 genome encodes:
- the rpe gene encoding Ribulose-phosphate 3-epimerase, which produces MPDYKIAPSILAADFARLGEEVDNVLAAGADIVHFDVMDNHYVPNLTIGPMVCAALRKHGVTAEIDVHLMVSPVDGMINDFIKAGATYVTFHPEATHHIDRSLQIIKDAGCKAGLVFNPATPLHHMAHVMDKLDMVLLMSVNPGFGGQSFIPHTLEKLKEARKMIDESGYDIRLEVDGGVKVDNIRACAEAGADTFVAGSAIFGQPDYKAVIDEMRAELALVK; this is translated from the coding sequence ATGCCTGATTACAAAATTGCTCCTTCTATCTTAGCCGCTGATTTCGCTCGTTTAGGGGAAGAAGTGGATAATGTATTAGCCGCGGGTGCTGATATTGTTCACTTTGATGTGATGGATAATCATTATGTTCCGAATTTAACGATTGGACCTATGGTTTGCGCTGCATTGCGTAAGCATGGTGTGACCGCTGAGATTGATGTGCATTTAATGGTGTCGCCAGTCGATGGCATGATTAACGATTTCATTAAAGCGGGCGCAACGTATGTGACGTTTCATCCTGAAGCGACTCATCATATTGACCGCAGTTTGCAGATTATTAAGGATGCAGGTTGTAAAGCGGGCTTGGTTTTTAATCCTGCAACTCCTTTGCATCACATGGCTCACGTTATGGATAAGTTGGATATGGTTTTGTTAATGTCGGTGAATCCCGGATTTGGTGGCCAATCATTTATTCCTCATACGCTTGAGAAATTAAAAGAAGCTAGAAAGATGATTGATGAGTCTGGTTATGATATTCGCTTGGAAGTTGATGGCGGCGTTAAAGTAGATAATATTCGTGCCTGTGCTGAAGCGGGCGCTGATACGTTTGTGGCGGGCTCGGCGATTTTTGGTCAGCCGGATTACAAAGCCGTCATCGATGAGATGCGTGCTGAGTTAGCCTTGGTTAAATAA
- a CDS encoding Phosphoglycolate phosphatase → MSTASIFSRQVAELNSQSTQAVLFDLDGTLIDSVPDLTAAIDEMLESIGKAPAGEVKVNRWVGNGAAALVKRALADRDDGDALHNARYSNEAYSSAYSVFERAYAQRLTQATGLYDGVLSVLSALISADIKLGLITNKPRQFTLPLLKALDIDHYFSDVLCGDDLEFKKPHPLPVLTALKNLSVSAQQAIMVGDSISDIKSATAAGVKTVAVTYGYNHGIPITDVRNDCQANVYIDHIKQLIS, encoded by the coding sequence ATGAGTACTGCATCTATTTTTTCTAGGCAGGTAGCTGAGTTAAATTCTCAGTCTACCCAAGCTGTACTATTTGATCTGGATGGAACGCTGATTGATAGCGTGCCAGATCTTACGGCGGCGATCGATGAGATGCTGGAAAGCATCGGTAAAGCACCGGCGGGAGAGGTAAAAGTCAATCGCTGGGTCGGTAACGGTGCGGCCGCTTTGGTGAAACGTGCACTCGCCGATCGTGACGATGGCGATGCGTTGCATAATGCTCGTTATTCGAATGAAGCGTATTCTTCTGCTTACTCTGTATTCGAGCGTGCATATGCTCAACGTTTAACACAAGCCACCGGGCTGTATGACGGTGTGTTATCAGTTTTATCAGCGTTAATCTCTGCGGATATAAAGTTGGGTTTGATCACTAATAAACCGAGACAATTCACATTACCTTTATTGAAAGCCTTAGATATTGATCATTACTTTTCAGATGTCTTATGTGGCGATGATTTAGAGTTTAAAAAACCTCATCCTCTGCCAGTATTAACGGCGCTCAAAAATTTGTCGGTCAGTGCTCAGCAAGCAATAATGGTGGGAGATTCTATCTCTGATATTAAATCGGCTACGGCTGCTGGTGTAAAAACCGTGGCAGTAACGTATGGCTACAATCATGGGATACCAATTACGGATGTGCGTAATGATTGCCAAGCCAATGTGTACATTGACCATATAAAGCAGTTAATCAGTTGA
- a CDS encoding Aminoglycoside phosphotransferase domain protein, which produces MTRIETPSLHPYQSLSPDAVIDAVESVGLLTDMRQYPLNSYENRVYQVGIEEETPIIVKFYRPNRWSKSAILEEHQFLAELAEEDLPVVAPLEFNGQTLFEYKEFYFSISPRKSGHSPEIANCDQLEYLGRWLARMHQVGRDYNFQHRPIWNGQAALGKSQDKTIIEQSCETVLNSGLLNEDFRPAYESLCRDLNELVKQQYQPAMSDTLRIHGDCHVGNLLWRDEQLYVVDFDDCVQGPAMQDIWMLLSGEREEQLQQLEAIRKGYEVFQPFPYHQLKWIECLRTIRLIKHTAWVVERWSDPAFPLAFPWFTGVRYWSEHVLSLREQLSALQEEPLYIPN; this is translated from the coding sequence ATGACCCGTATAGAAACACCTTCTTTACACCCTTATCAAAGCCTTAGCCCAGATGCTGTGATCGACGCTGTTGAAAGCGTGGGCTTATTAACCGATATGCGCCAATATCCGCTGAACAGCTATGAAAACCGCGTCTATCAAGTCGGCATTGAAGAAGAAACACCCATTATTGTGAAGTTCTACCGACCAAACCGCTGGTCAAAATCCGCGATTTTGGAAGAGCATCAATTTCTCGCCGAACTGGCAGAAGAAGATTTACCCGTGGTTGCACCTCTTGAATTCAACGGCCAAACACTGTTTGAATACAAAGAATTTTATTTTTCGATTTCCCCCCGCAAAAGTGGCCACTCTCCTGAAATTGCCAACTGTGATCAGCTGGAATATTTAGGCCGCTGGTTAGCGCGCATGCATCAAGTAGGCAGAGACTATAACTTCCAACACCGTCCTATTTGGAACGGCCAAGCAGCGCTGGGAAAAAGCCAAGATAAAACCATTATCGAACAAAGCTGCGAGACCGTTTTAAACTCGGGTTTATTAAATGAAGATTTTCGTCCTGCTTATGAATCCTTATGTCGCGACCTGAATGAATTGGTAAAACAACAATATCAGCCAGCCATGAGCGACACTTTGCGCATTCATGGTGATTGCCATGTCGGCAATTTGTTATGGCGCGACGAACAACTCTACGTGGTTGATTTTGATGATTGCGTGCAAGGTCCTGCCATGCAAGATATTTGGATGTTACTCAGTGGTGAGCGCGAAGAACAACTGCAGCAATTAGAAGCCATTCGAAAGGGTTATGAAGTTTTCCAACCTTTCCCTTATCATCAATTGAAATGGATTGAATGCTTGCGTACGATTCGTCTTATTAAACATACTGCTTGGGTTGTAGAGCGTTGGTCTGATCCCGCATTTCCGCTGGCATTCCCATGGTTTACCGGTGTACGCTACTGGTCAGAACACGTATTATCTTTACGTGAGCAATTATCGGCCCTACAAGAAGAACCCTTATACATTCCAAATTAG
- the comF gene encoding Competence protein ComF gives MDWSTWIEKKVYSRLKFALPEFSNKTCELCLEKHNAAGFICSDCEDTLPHVKHCCQICAIALPNQGYCGQCLHKKPAFDYSHSSFTYATPIDTWLQRLKSNRRTEWAHKLASLMILKQPDSLDSVDAFTFVPSTRWSLMKRGFNPAELITRELGRALNKPVISQLAMRSHSSEQKELNRHQRINNVGLHFHPTRKVLNGEHIMLIDDVMTTGSTAHSMALILKDAGASRVGVWCLARTPKH, from the coding sequence ATGGATTGGTCAACTTGGATAGAAAAAAAGGTATACTCACGGTTAAAATTTGCACTACCGGAATTTTCAAATAAAACCTGTGAGCTGTGCTTAGAAAAACATAACGCCGCAGGCTTTATATGCTCAGACTGCGAAGATACCCTGCCTCACGTAAAACATTGCTGCCAGATATGCGCCATTGCATTACCAAATCAAGGTTATTGCGGGCAATGCCTACATAAAAAACCCGCGTTTGATTACAGCCACAGCAGTTTCACCTACGCCACACCGATTGATACTTGGTTACAACGTTTAAAAAGCAATCGACGCACGGAGTGGGCACATAAACTTGCCAGCCTCATGATACTAAAACAGCCTGATAGTTTAGACAGCGTTGATGCCTTTACGTTTGTACCGTCGACTCGCTGGAGTTTGATGAAGCGTGGATTCAATCCAGCAGAACTCATTACCAGAGAATTGGGTCGCGCACTCAACAAGCCTGTCATCTCGCAACTGGCAATGCGCAGCCATAGCAGTGAACAAAAAGAGTTAAATCGCCACCAGCGTATCAATAATGTTGGCTTACATTTTCATCCCACACGTAAAGTGCTGAATGGCGAACACATCATGTTAATTGACGATGTCATGACCACAGGAAGCACTGCCCACTCAATGGCACTCATTCTTAAAGATGCCGGCGCAAGTCGAGTAGGCGTTTGGTGCTTAGCGCGCACACCGAAACATTAG
- the bioB gene encoding Biotin synthase: MNEMLEKLRHDWQQQEVAELFALPMNDLLFRAQTIHRQYFDPNQVQVSTLLSIKTGACPEDCAYCPQSARYDTKLEKEKLMEVEAVIEKAKAAKAAGSDRFCMGAAWRSPRAKDMPYVLAMVEGVKDLGMETCMTLGMLDQEKSEQLANAGLDYYNHNLDTSPEYYGEIITTRTYSDRLDTLQHVRDSGMKVCSGGIVGMGEKEKDRIGLLRQLANLPQHPDSVPINQLVKVEGTPLETEGDLDPFEFIRTIAVARIMMPQSHVRLSAGREEMSEEMQSMCFFAGANSIFYGECLLTTPNPAANKDQDLFRKLGINSDHKVTQPPQELDDLLIAGAAKTVESDMFYSAVT; encoded by the coding sequence ATGAACGAAATGTTGGAAAAGTTGCGCCATGATTGGCAGCAGCAAGAGGTGGCTGAGTTATTTGCCTTACCCATGAATGATCTGTTGTTTAGGGCTCAGACGATTCATCGCCAATATTTCGACCCTAATCAGGTGCAGGTCAGTACCTTATTATCGATTAAAACCGGAGCTTGCCCTGAAGACTGTGCTTATTGTCCACAAAGTGCTCGCTACGATACCAAGCTTGAAAAAGAAAAACTGATGGAAGTCGAGGCGGTTATCGAAAAAGCCAAAGCGGCTAAAGCGGCGGGTTCAGATCGATTTTGCATGGGCGCTGCTTGGCGTTCTCCGCGTGCGAAAGATATGCCCTATGTATTAGCAATGGTTGAAGGTGTTAAAGATCTAGGCATGGAAACGTGCATGACGCTGGGCATGCTTGACCAAGAAAAATCTGAACAGTTGGCGAATGCAGGTTTGGATTATTACAATCATAACCTTGATACTTCTCCTGAATATTATGGCGAAATTATTACTACGCGCACCTATTCCGATCGCCTAGATACACTGCAACATGTGCGTGATTCGGGCATGAAAGTTTGCTCTGGTGGCATCGTCGGCATGGGCGAAAAAGAAAAAGATCGCATTGGTTTGTTGCGCCAGTTGGCTAACTTGCCTCAGCATCCTGATTCTGTGCCGATTAATCAGCTGGTGAAAGTAGAGGGAACACCGTTAGAAACAGAAGGGGATTTAGATCCTTTCGAGTTTATTCGTACCATCGCAGTGGCTCGGATTATGATGCCACAATCACACGTGCGCTTAAGCGCTGGCCGCGAAGAAATGTCAGAAGAAATGCAGTCTATGTGTTTTTTTGCTGGGGCAAACTCTATTTTTTACGGTGAGTGTTTATTAACAACCCCTAACCCTGCAGCCAATAAAGACCAAGATTTATTCCGTAAGCTGGGCATCAACTCAGATCATAAAGTAACTCAGCCACCGCAAGAGTTGGATGACTTATTGATTGCTGGTGCTGCAAAGACTGTCGAAAGTGATATGTTTTACAGTGCAGTTACGTAA
- a CDS encoding Acyl-CoA dehydrogenase: MPEYKAPLRDIKFVADELLDFPAHYANLPVFADVATPDMVDAIITEGAKFCENVLAPLNRGGDIEGCTRNDDASVNTPTGFKEAYRQYVDNGWASLSSDVEYGGQGLPESLGTIVSEMVGTANWSWGMYPGLSHGAKNTLEAWGTEDQKQTYLTQLISGEWTGTMCLTEPACGSDLGILKTKAEPNADGSYAITGTKIFISAGEHDMADNIIHIVLARLPGAPAGTKGISLFIVPKFVVNADGTPGDRNAVECGSLEHKMGIHGNATCVMNFDGAKGWLIGPENKGLNCMFTFMNVARIGTALQGVASAEGSFQGALAYAKDRLAMRSLTGIKAPDKVADPIIVHPDVRKMLLTQKAFAEGGRALVYLTAMNADIVHNGATEEDRKAADEMLGFLTPIAKAFLTESGLEAANHGVQVFGGHGFIAEWGMEQIVRDARISTLYEGTTGIQALDLLGRKVLMTQGASLKQFTKLVHAFCKENADDAGMKEFIEPLAKLNKEWGDLTMKVGMTSMQNRDEVGSASVDYLMYSGYVTLAFLWAKMAKVAQTNLAAGTTEEDFYGAKVKTARFYFQRILPRTASHAITMVAGADSLMALEEDHFAF; this comes from the coding sequence ATGCCAGAGTATAAAGCTCCCCTACGTGATATTAAGTTCGTTGCTGACGAATTGTTAGACTTCCCTGCTCATTATGCCAACTTACCTGTGTTTGCTGATGTAGCGACGCCAGATATGGTTGATGCGATCATCACTGAAGGTGCTAAGTTTTGTGAAAACGTTCTTGCTCCTCTAAACCGTGGTGGCGACATTGAAGGCTGTACTCGTAATGACGATGCCTCTGTTAATACACCAACAGGTTTTAAAGAAGCTTACCGTCAGTATGTGGATAACGGTTGGGCTTCTTTGTCTTCTGACGTTGAATACGGCGGTCAGGGTCTTCCAGAATCTCTAGGAACGATCGTTTCTGAAATGGTTGGTACGGCTAACTGGTCTTGGGGTATGTACCCTGGTCTATCTCACGGCGCTAAAAATACTTTAGAAGCTTGGGGTACTGAAGATCAGAAGCAAACTTACCTTACTCAACTTATCTCGGGTGAGTGGACTGGTACTATGTGCTTGACTGAACCCGCTTGTGGTTCTGATCTGGGTATTTTGAAAACCAAAGCTGAGCCAAACGCAGACGGTTCTTATGCCATTACAGGTACTAAGATTTTCATCTCTGCGGGTGAGCACGACATGGCTGATAACATCATTCATATCGTTCTAGCTCGTCTACCTGGCGCTCCTGCAGGTACTAAAGGTATTTCTTTGTTCATCGTACCTAAGTTTGTAGTGAACGCAGACGGTACTCCAGGCGATCGTAACGCTGTTGAATGTGGTTCTTTGGAACACAAGATGGGTATTCATGGTAATGCTACTTGTGTAATGAACTTCGATGGCGCTAAAGGTTGGTTGATTGGACCAGAAAACAAAGGCTTGAACTGCATGTTCACCTTTATGAACGTTGCTCGTATCGGTACTGCTCTACAGGGTGTTGCTTCTGCTGAAGGTTCTTTCCAGGGTGCTCTAGCATACGCTAAAGACCGTTTAGCAATGCGTTCTTTAACCGGTATCAAAGCACCTGATAAAGTAGCTGATCCAATTATCGTTCACCCAGACGTACGTAAGATGCTTCTTACACAGAAAGCGTTCGCTGAAGGTGGTCGTGCACTTGTTTATCTAACCGCTATGAATGCAGATATCGTTCACAACGGCGCAACTGAAGAAGATCGTAAAGCGGCTGATGAAATGTTGGGCTTCCTAACACCAATCGCGAAAGCATTCTTGACTGAGTCTGGTCTTGAAGCGGCTAACCACGGTGTTCAGGTATTTGGTGGACACGGCTTCATCGCTGAATGGGGCATGGAACAGATCGTTCGTGATGCTCGTATCTCGACCTTGTATGAAGGGACTACCGGCATTCAGGCACTTGATTTGTTAGGCCGTAAGGTTCTTATGACTCAAGGTGCTTCTTTGAAACAGTTCACTAAGCTAGTTCACGCTTTCTGCAAAGAAAATGCTGACGATGCTGGCATGAAAGAGTTCATTGAGCCATTGGCTAAGTTGAACAAAGAGTGGGGCGATTTGACAATGAAAGTTGGCATGACCTCTATGCAAAACCGTGATGAAGTAGGTTCAGCTTCTGTTGATTACCTAATGTACTCTGGTTATGTAACACTGGCTTTCTTATGGGCTAAAATGGCTAAAGTTGCTCAAACCAACTTGGCAGCGGGTACGACTGAAGAAGATTTCTACGGCGCTAAAGTTAAAACTGCCCGTTTCTACTTCCAGCGTATTCTTCCACGTACTGCGTCTCACGCAATTACGATGGTTGCTGGTGCAGATAGCTTGATGGCTCTTGAAGAAGATCATTTCGCTTTCTAA
- a CDS encoding Acyl-CoA dehydrogenase (probable) → MPEYTAPLRDMRFLLNEVFDAPSMWAENARLAEVVDTETADAILEEAGKIAGAVLAPINREGDEVGSKWNDGKVTAPPGFKEAYQTYSEGGWGGLGGNPEFGGMGMPKMLVGQVEEMIQGSNISFGLAPMLTAGACLSLNAHGSQELKEKYLPNMYSGQWAGAMDLTEPHCGTDLGIIRTKAEPNADGSYNISGTKIFITWGEHDMAENIIHLVLAKLPDAPAGPKGISLFLVPKILVNEDGSLGEENTLGCGSIEHKMGIKASATCVMNYDGAKGWLIGDENKGLNAMFTMMNYERVAVGIQGLGVAENSYQNAVTYANDRLQSRAPTGKVAPEKTADPIIVHPDVRRMLMTMRANTEGSRAFSMYASKWLDLSKFSDDVETKKYAETMVSLLTPVVKSFLTDLALESAVAGQQVFGGHGFIREWGQEQHVRDLRITQIYEGTNGIQSLDLIARKIAANGGAFYKIYAEEIAQYCASQEGNPAMAEFITPLKAAVANLTELTDWIMLQAQTNANELGASSVEYLQVFGYVSFAYMYAMMAEKALEKEGSEPYYANKLATARFFTKRLLPRYLSLSASVKGGSECLYEMTADQF, encoded by the coding sequence ATGCCTGAATATACAGCTCCCCTGCGCGACATGCGCTTTTTGTTAAATGAAGTATTTGATGCACCTAGTATGTGGGCTGAAAACGCTCGTTTGGCTGAAGTTGTGGATACAGAAACAGCGGACGCGATCCTTGAAGAAGCGGGTAAAATCGCAGGTGCTGTATTAGCACCGATCAACCGCGAAGGTGATGAAGTAGGTTCTAAGTGGAATGACGGTAAAGTAACCGCACCTCCAGGCTTTAAAGAAGCTTATCAAACTTATAGCGAAGGCGGCTGGGGTGGTCTTGGCGGTAATCCTGAGTTTGGCGGCATGGGCATGCCTAAGATGCTTGTGGGCCAAGTTGAAGAAATGATTCAGGGTTCAAATATCTCTTTTGGTCTTGCGCCAATGTTGACAGCCGGTGCGTGTTTATCGCTAAACGCCCACGGTAGTCAAGAACTAAAAGAAAAATACCTTCCTAATATGTACTCTGGCCAATGGGCTGGTGCAATGGATTTGACTGAACCTCATTGTGGTACTGACTTGGGTATTATCCGTACCAAAGCAGAGCCAAATGCAGACGGTTCTTACAATATTTCAGGTACCAAGATTTTCATCACTTGGGGCGAGCACGACATGGCGGAGAACATTATCCACCTTGTACTTGCCAAGCTTCCTGATGCGCCTGCAGGTCCTAAGGGAATCTCTTTATTCCTAGTACCTAAAATTCTTGTAAACGAAGATGGCTCTTTAGGCGAAGAAAATACGCTAGGTTGTGGCTCTATCGAACACAAAATGGGTATTAAAGCGTCAGCGACTTGCGTAATGAATTACGATGGCGCAAAAGGTTGGTTGATTGGTGATGAGAACAAGGGCTTAAACGCTATGTTCACCATGATGAACTACGAGCGTGTTGCGGTGGGTATTCAAGGTCTTGGTGTTGCTGAGAACTCTTACCAGAATGCTGTAACATACGCTAACGACCGTTTGCAGTCTCGTGCTCCAACCGGCAAGGTTGCTCCAGAGAAGACGGCTGACCCAATTATCGTTCACCCTGATGTTCGTCGCATGTTGATGACTATGCGTGCTAATACAGAGGGCTCTCGTGCTTTCTCTATGTATGCGTCGAAATGGTTGGATCTATCTAAGTTTTCTGATGACGTAGAAACTAAGAAATATGCTGAAACCATGGTTTCTTTGTTGACCCCTGTTGTTAAGTCTTTTTTGACTGACTTGGCATTAGAATCAGCCGTTGCTGGCCAGCAAGTATTTGGTGGTCACGGTTTCATTCGTGAATGGGGCCAAGAGCAGCACGTACGTGATTTACGTATTACGCAGATTTATGAAGGCACTAACGGCATTCAATCGCTTGACCTTATCGCGCGTAAAATTGCGGCTAATGGCGGCGCGTTCTATAAAATTTACGCTGAAGAAATTGCTCAATACTGTGCAAGCCAAGAAGGCAATCCTGCAATGGCTGAGTTCATCACTCCGCTTAAAGCCGCTGTTGCTAACCTGACTGAATTGACTGACTGGATTATGCTTCAGGCACAGACAAATGCTAATGAATTGGGTGCTTCTTCGGTTGAATACCTTCAGGTATTTGGCTACGTTTCATTCGCATACATGTATGCAATGATGGCTGAGAAAGCATTAGAAAAAGAAGGTTCTGAGCCTTACTACGCGAACAAGCTAGCAACAGCTCGCTTCTTCACTAAGCGTTTATTACCTAGATACCTTTCTTTGAGCGCATCTGTTAAAGGTGGTTCTGAGTGTCTGTATGAAATGACAGCTGATCAGTTCTAG
- a CDS encoding probable transcriptional regulator, TetR family has protein sequence MADKELDKRVERSRRLLIDALLELMKDLPYNKISVAHIAEKSGVARPTFYLHFHSKDDLLIAYIDEMFEKFYAEIDGYITKRKDADPVIATIMFRQWSDNAEFAHLLIQTDIDSLMLNQFKNYIARVVERFMTAHNVQNKAGLLPYVVDFLAGASFMVIKRWVREGMVETPEVMGELYASLVRPGLLAVLLGGYL, from the coding sequence ATGGCTGATAAAGAGTTAGATAAACGTGTTGAACGGTCACGTCGTTTATTGATTGATGCCTTACTCGAGCTAATGAAGGATCTACCGTATAACAAAATCTCTGTTGCCCATATTGCTGAGAAATCTGGGGTTGCACGACCAACCTTCTATCTGCACTTTCATTCTAAAGACGATTTACTGATCGCTTATATTGATGAGATGTTTGAGAAGTTTTATGCTGAAATCGATGGTTATATCACGAAGCGTAAAGATGCAGATCCGGTGATTGCTACAATTATGTTTCGCCAGTGGTCCGATAATGCTGAATTTGCTCATTTATTGATACAAACTGATATTGATAGTTTGATGCTAAATCAGTTTAAAAATTACATTGCGCGTGTAGTAGAGCGTTTTATGACGGCACACAATGTGCAGAATAAAGCAGGATTATTACCTTATGTTGTTGATTTTCTAGCGGGAGCATCTTTCATGGTGATTAAGCGCTGGGTAAGAGAAGGCATGGTAGAGACTCCTGAGGTCATGGGAGAGTTGTATGCTTCTTTGGTGAGGCCTGGTCTGCTTGCGGTTTTACTAGGGGGTTATCTCTAA
- a CDS encoding putative sigma 54 modulation protein/ribosomal protein S30EA, with protein MKGLEISFRDIEHSDGIEQLIRDKAGKISSIYDSITGIRAVVAMPHNHSHKGKLAHVSLEIGLPGETVAITNDNHDNKAHEDMYVAVKDAFDVAQRKVRKIHEKRHDLKRRAGSAATPEIAE; from the coding sequence ATGAAAGGTTTGGAAATTAGCTTCCGTGATATTGAACACTCTGACGGCATCGAACAATTGATCCGCGATAAGGCCGGCAAGATATCCAGCATATACGACTCTATAACCGGTATTCGAGCAGTTGTAGCCATGCCACACAACCACAGTCATAAAGGTAAGCTGGCGCATGTATCATTAGAGATAGGACTACCTGGTGAAACTGTCGCGATTACAAACGATAATCACGACAATAAAGCCCATGAAGATATGTATGTGGCGGTAAAAGATGCTTTCGATGTTGCACAGCGTAAAGTTCGAAAGATTCATGAAAAACGTCACGACCTAAAGCGTCGAGCCGGTTCTGCTGCAACCCCAGAGATTGCTGAATAA
- a CDS encoding Putative HAD family hydrolase, whose product MPVEKTLHVYQASHVFFDLDDSLINKDASSLWIKWRVRFDRWAILEAIQALTSLYRAYKKGKVSHWRLSYYYRTRTKGMSLNEYREHIKNFFDQRGHLYIYPQAASLLFAYRRQGTQLILITGQDEVMAKAYADALGLDFVIGNRFNIKEGKIMGLTKPLCYGVGKVEMAKKFAKDQGFELSEAVFYSDSHADLPLLEAVRQPVVLNPNPQLAELAKQRDWPRVDWRKR is encoded by the coding sequence ATGCCTGTGGAAAAAACATTGCACGTTTATCAGGCCTCCCATGTTTTCTTTGATTTAGACGATTCACTTATCAATAAAGACGCTAGCAGCCTATGGATTAAGTGGCGTGTGCGCTTTGATCGCTGGGCAATCCTTGAAGCTATTCAGGCTTTGACTTCTTTGTATAGAGCTTATAAAAAAGGAAAAGTCAGTCATTGGCGCTTATCGTATTATTACCGTACGCGCACTAAAGGCATGAGCTTGAACGAGTACCGTGAGCACATTAAAAATTTCTTTGACCAAAGAGGGCATTTATATATTTATCCACAGGCTGCTTCTTTGCTTTTTGCCTACCGACGACAAGGAACTCAGCTAATTCTTATTACGGGTCAAGATGAAGTGATGGCGAAAGCGTATGCGGATGCTCTAGGATTAGATTTTGTTATTGGTAATCGTTTCAATATAAAAGAAGGAAAAATAATGGGGCTGACCAAGCCTCTTTGTTACGGTGTGGGAAAAGTTGAAATGGCCAAGAAATTTGCAAAGGATCAGGGTTTTGAACTTTCTGAAGCTGTTTTTTACAGTGATAGCCATGCCGATTTACCCCTTTTGGAGGCCGTAAGGCAGCCTGTGGTTTTGAACCCAAACCCACAGCTGGCTGAATTGGCTAAACAAAGAGATTGGCCTCGGGTGGATTGGCGTAAGCGCTAG